Part of the Scrofimicrobium sp. R131 genome is shown below.
ATCGAGGAACACTACGATGTCTCTCGCACAGTCGCGCGCGACGCGATTAAGGTGCTAGAAGCGCTTGGACTGACGGTAACCAAACGGCGCGCGGGGATCGTCGTGCAGTCAGCAGAATCTTGGCAGGTACTTGATCCGATGGTGATCGCCTGGCGGTTGCGCGGGATGCAGCGAGATCGACAGTTGGCGTCGTTGGTCGATGTGCGCGAGGCCATTGAGCCGAGAGCAGCGGCCTTGGCCGCGCGGTCAGCGTCGGGTGAGCAGAGCAGGCGCATGGTGGAGTTGGCAGCGATCATGACTGAGCTGGGTCAACGCGGTCTGGGCCGGTCGGAAGCCTATTTGGATGCGGACCTGGAGTATCACCGCCTGCTGCTTGAGTCCAGCGGAAATGAGATGCTGGCCGCGATGTCCGGCATGGTCGAGGCCGTCCTGCGGGGCCGCAGTCAGACCGGCCTGACCCCCGCCCGGCCAGACGACCGCGCACTGGCCTATCACGAAGCCATTGCCGCAGCGGTCCGGTACGGGGAGTCAGAAATGGCTGAACAGGCATCGCGAGATCTTTTTGGGGTGATTAGGGCTGAAGTGCTTGACGAACACGGGAACGTGACCTAGCCAGCGGGCCGGAGGCAGGTAGCCGACTGTGGTCACTCAGTCGGGACTTCCCGTCTTTCTTGCTCAGGCAAGAGGTCGTCGTCTGTGCCCTTTGGAACCATAGAGGTGATGGTGGGGTGCAGGATGAACGCGGCCACGATGCAGATCATTGCTGTTGGTCCACTGGTCAACCCGCGCAAGTGTAACTCCAGAAATTGCAGGAGGACTGCAAGGGGGTGAGAAAACTTCTCCACCCCGGGAGAGAACGCCCAGGCCATCAGCACCGTTTGGGTGGCGAAGTTGATCAAATAGATGACCACGCCAATGAGGTAGAGCCGCTTGGCGACGGTGACAATGTTGTCCCGAGTGAGCGTCAT
Proteins encoded:
- a CDS encoding FadR/GntR family transcriptional regulator codes for the protein MSTNLYDQLLDQLGMSIVDGTLPAGTRLLLSDIEEHYDVSRTVARDAIKVLEALGLTVTKRRAGIVVQSAESWQVLDPMVIAWRLRGMQRDRQLASLVDVREAIEPRAAALAARSASGEQSRRMVELAAIMTELGQRGLGRSEAYLDADLEYHRLLLESSGNEMLAAMSGMVEAVLRGRSQTGLTPARPDDRALAYHEAIAAAVRYGESEMAEQASRDLFGVIRAEVLDEHGNVT